In the genome of Pseudobacteroides sp., the window TTTATATGAGGCAAATTAAGATAATTGGAGTAAAATGAATATGAACAAAAAAATTAACGTATATCTTGATGATTTACGTAATTGTCCAGATGGGTTTGAAATAGCGCGAACAATAGAGCAGGCAATTTATTATCTTGAGAATTTTAAAATTGGTATACTTTCTCTTGATCACGACATGGGTATTGATATACAAGGAAACCTACTTCCGACAGGATATGATCTAGTCAAATATATCTGCGAAAATGGATTAAAGGCTGAGAGAATATATCTTCATACCGATAATGCTGTAGGTAGAGAAAATATGTATAGTACATTGTTAGGGGCACAGAGGAGAGGTTTTATAGATAAAAATATTGGAATTTACTCATACCCTATAGTTCCGAATAAATACTCTGAAGAATGAGCAGTGGTATAAATAAGGCACATATTTTATGCTGTAGC includes:
- a CDS encoding cyclic-phosphate processing receiver domain-containing protein; translated protein: MNKKINVYLDDLRNCPDGFEIARTIEQAIYYLENFKIGILSLDHDMGIDIQGNLLPTGYDLVKYICENGLKAERIYLHTDNAVGRENMYSTLLGAQRRGFIDKNIGIYSYPIVPNKYSEE